ATTTACAGTGCATTATGCTGAAAAGCGGTTAAGCATTCCACTTTATATTGATGGGGATCAAGCAGTTGTAAAGGTTAAGAAAATAAATGATGCTCCGGTTCAGTTTGAAGTCATTAGTGAACATGAAAATAAAGAGAAAATTCTCGAAGAAGTTGCTACTATTTTGCAATGGCAAACAGAATTTGAAGAACTACATCATCATTTAAGACAAACTACAATTTCTCCTCTAATTGACCTTTTTGGACATACACCAATTACCGTTTCAAATGATCCTTTTGCCTGTTTAATTACATGTATTATTCATCAACAAATACAGCGTACATTTGCTATCCAAGTAACAAAACGATTTGTTCGAATGTATGGTGAAAGAATTGGTAATTCGTGGTTTTTTCCATCTCCTGAAATAATTGCTAATTTAACAATAGATGAGTTAAGAGATTTGCAGCTTAGTACTAGAAAAGCTGAATATATGATTGGAATTGCTAAAGCTTGGAGTGAAGGAGTTTTAAGTCATCAAGATTATCGGACATTATCTTCGGATGAAATTTCAAAGGAGTTAATCAAACTTAAGGGAGTCGGTCCTTGGACAGTTGAAAACTTCTTATTATTTGGTCTAGGTCGAAAAGATATTTTCCCAGTTGGTGATGTTGGAATTCAAATCGCACTTCAAAAGCTTTTAAATTTAGATGAAAAGCCTTCGAAAGAAATAATGGATTATGTAAAAGAGCAGGTTTCTCCGTTTGGAAGCTACGCTGCCCTTTATCTTTGGAAGAGCATAGAATAATGGAGTTGTATATATGAGCAATCAGTTAGAAAATAAATTAGAAGTAGGCCAATCCTTTCCTATTACAATTAAACGTATTGGGATTAATGGTGAGGGTGTCGGTTACTTCAAACGACAAGTAGTCTTTATTAAAGGAGCATTACCTGGTGAGGAAGTAGTTGCAGAGGTAACGAATGTTCACAACGGTTTTGCAGAGGGGAAAATTCAACGTATTCGAAAAGCATCACCAGATCGCGTAGAACCAACTTGTAAAATCTACGAAAAATGTGGTGGTTGTCAAATTCAGCATGCATCTTATGAAGGACAACTTCGATATAAACGCGACATTGTCATCCAAGCAATGGAAAAGTATGCGAAAGATTTACTAGAAAAAACACCAATTAAAGAAACGATTGGTATGGAAAATCCTTGGAATTATCGCAACAAAAGTCAGCTTCAAGCTGGGTTAGAAAAAAATAAAATCATCGCTGGACTATATACACAAAACTCTCATAATGTAGTCGATATTGGTCATTGCCCAATCCAACATGAGGATTTAAATAAAATTACAGGTAAAGTGAAGAAAATTTTAACTCGTTTAAATATCCCTGTTTATAATGAACGAAAAAATAAAGGGGTAATTCGAACAATTGTAGCGCGAGTTGGTTTACGTACTGGTCAAATCCAATTAGTACTAGTAACTGGAACGAAAGATTTTCCTCAAAAAAATGATTTAATCAGTGAAATTAAAAAACGAATTCCTGAAGTGACAAGCTTAATGCAAAACATTAATAATCAAATGACTTCAGTGATCTTTGGTCGTGAAACTGTCTATTTATCAGGTGAAGAAGTAATTGAAGAAAAGCTTGGAGACTTATCATTCGAACTATCGGCAAGAGCGTTTTTCCAATTAAATCCTGAACAAACAGTTAAGCTATATAATGAAGTCAAAAAAGCAGCGGCACTTACCGGAACAGAAAAAGTCGTAGATGCTTATTGTGGAGTAGGGACAATCGGACTATGGCTAGCAAAAGACGCAAAAGAAGTTCGAGGCATGGACGTAACGAAAGAAGCAATCATCGATGCGAAAACAAATGCCCTAAGCCATGGATTTACAAATACTCATTACGAAGCAGGTAAAGCTGAACAAGTATTACCGAAATGGTTAAATGAAGGCTGGAAACCAGACGTTATTATAACTGATCCACCGAGAACTGGCTGTGATGAGGAGTTTTTAAATACTGTATTAAAAATTAAGCCGAAGAAATTAGTATATGTTTCTTGTAATCCTTCTACTTTAGCTAGGGATTTAAAGGTATTGAGTAAGAGTTATGATGTGAAGTATTTGCAGCCTGTTGATATGTTTCCGCATACTGCACATGTTGAGTGTGTGGCGGAGCTTGTCTTAAAATAATAAACCTTTGCTAAAATCAGAATAGACATCTGAGAAAAGGCACGAACAGGGGAAAAGATGGAGGGACTAATGTAGTCACCTTTATCCATTTTCCTGTTATTTTATGAGTTTAAACTTTATTTATTTTCTATTTTTTGGGTACCCATTCCATTTGTGTAGTATCCATGATCATAGGTAATGTTGCATTTATCATACCACTTCCCACGAATCTCACCATCACGTTTAAATGTTTTTGTACAGAAATCATAATCCGATGATTTCAACACTTTCACATGTACATCAAAATTTGTTCGCAATTTATTTTGAACATGATCAAATGCAAGAAGAAGTGGAACGATGTAAAACTTTTTCGTGCCTTTCACAACTGTTTCGACAACCACTTCCTTATTTTCAGATGTATACACATTTGTTTTTCCGATAAATCCTTCTTCTTTGTATACTTTGTCGAACACCTTTTCTGCCGAATGGTTTCTTTCTTGAACTTCAAAATTGGATTTAATTGTCGTTCCTTTACAACCACTTAACAACAAGCATATTATAGTTGCAAAAGATATCGCCATTGATTTCTTTTTATTAAGTGACATTAAAACACCTACTTTTCTATTTCTTCCTTCCTTTGCATTATGCAATCTTTAATATTACAAACTTACCTTTTACTGAAACAGTATCGTTTCATAAAGTCCTGTAGTAGAGGGTATCAAGATTAAATGCAAGATATAAATTAGCCATGTTTTTTTCGTATTTTTGTTTCCCAAAATATGTTTGAATATAAAGTTCAATACCGTTGAACCTGATAAACTGATAAATGCTAAATATCCATACCACATCCAATCAATTGTTGAATTTGTAACAGACAGATCATCTGTCATAAATGTCAAGATTATCATGAGTGGTATACTGAGCGGAAATACCACTAAAAATGACCCAAAATAGATAATTGTTATAATTATTCGTGACCTTTTGTTTTCAATCATATGGCTAGCCTCCTATTCATTAGTATACTGAGTATCTATATATCTTTAAATATCGAACAACAATTTAGTTCAATAGTCTAAAAATTTTATTTAGATTTTAATTAAGGGTGTTCATTATGTGTGAACAGTATTTTTTCGGAAGGTGATCTTGCACCAACTTTGTTGATATCAATTAATAAAAACTATGTATCTCCAATTCTTAATCCTACATTGAATAGTTAAAAAATCCCCCTAAGAGAGCTTCTAAATAAATTTGTAAAAAAAGAAAGATCAATTCTTTTGCTGCTAAAGGTGTATTGAATCTACACAGAAGTCTTTAATTTAATAAAGGTTTTTTTCGAAGCATATATATGATACTAGTAAAAATAGGTTAAAAGTAAATAATTTAAAATTCAATAAAGCAATACATTGAAAATAATAGGGTAGAAGAGGGGGAGATTTATATGATTGTTGATTGCCATTTTCATGTGGATGAATCTATGCTGACTTTAGAAAAAATGATCGAGGGGATAGATAAAAATAATATAGCAAAAACTGCTCTAATCCCTCATATGAGTGAAACAATGTTTGAATCGGATAGTACCATTCAGTATCATATCCAACGATTATTCCGTTTTCTAATACTTAATACACCTCAAATTGGGCACAAAATTTATAATGGTCTTGTGAAAGATGGCTATTTGAAACTTTATGGTAATTCATATAAGATTTTTACAAAGCCGCAAAATGATATCGTGGCTAATGCAATTGCAAGATTTCCAGACCGATTTCTTGGTTGGGTAGCAGTGAACCCATTGATTCCTTATTTTATGGAAGAAGTAGAATTCTATCTTAAAAACCCTAGTTTTATTGGGGTAAAAGCTCATCCATTCATGCATGGTTATAGTATTAAAGCTCTTGATCCAGTCGCTGCTTTATGTGAATCAAAAGGTGTACCTATGATTATTCATCTATCTTCTGAGATTGACTCCTATAAATATCTACCAGAAAATTTCCCTAAACTTAAATTAATATTTGCTCACGCTGGCCTACCATTTTGGAAAAAGTTATGGAAATATGTTAAGGAAAAACCAAATGTATATGTTGATACGTCAAGTGACTATCTTAATCCGTTAATTGTAAAACAAGCAGTGGAGGCTTTAGGTTACCATAAAGTTCTTTTTGGTTGTGACGGTCCATATGGAATGAAACAATTTAATGAATATGACTATTCGGACAAGAAAAGTTGGATTGAATGCCTTCTAATT
This genomic interval from Gottfriedia acidiceleris contains the following:
- the rlmD gene encoding 23S rRNA (uracil(1939)-C(5))-methyltransferase RlmD, with the translated sequence MSNQLENKLEVGQSFPITIKRIGINGEGVGYFKRQVVFIKGALPGEEVVAEVTNVHNGFAEGKIQRIRKASPDRVEPTCKIYEKCGGCQIQHASYEGQLRYKRDIVIQAMEKYAKDLLEKTPIKETIGMENPWNYRNKSQLQAGLEKNKIIAGLYTQNSHNVVDIGHCPIQHEDLNKITGKVKKILTRLNIPVYNERKNKGVIRTIVARVGLRTGQIQLVLVTGTKDFPQKNDLISEIKKRIPEVTSLMQNINNQMTSVIFGRETVYLSGEEVIEEKLGDLSFELSARAFFQLNPEQTVKLYNEVKKAAALTGTEKVVDAYCGVGTIGLWLAKDAKEVRGMDVTKEAIIDAKTNALSHGFTNTHYEAGKAEQVLPKWLNEGWKPDVIITDPPRTGCDEEFLNTVLKIKPKKLVYVSCNPSTLARDLKVLSKSYDVKYLQPVDMFPHTAHVECVAELVLK
- a CDS encoding amidohydrolase family protein encodes the protein MIVDCHFHVDESMLTLEKMIEGIDKNNIAKTALIPHMSETMFESDSTIQYHIQRLFRFLILNTPQIGHKIYNGLVKDGYLKLYGNSYKIFTKPQNDIVANAIARFPDRFLGWVAVNPLIPYFMEEVEFYLKNPSFIGVKAHPFMHGYSIKALDPVAALCESKGVPMIIHLSSEIDSYKYLPENFPKLKLIFAHAGLPFWKKLWKYVKEKPNVYVDTSSDYLNPLIVKQAVEALGYHKVLFGCDGPYGMKQFNEYDYSDKKSWIECLLIPDNEKEYILGKNFLGLIE
- a CDS encoding DNA-3-methyladenine glycosylase family protein, with amino-acid sequence MWKEEVALETQYQWEEVLKRLEHEPTFTVHYAEKRLSIPLYIDGDQAVVKVKKINDAPVQFEVISEHENKEKILEEVATILQWQTEFEELHHHLRQTTISPLIDLFGHTPITVSNDPFACLITCIIHQQIQRTFAIQVTKRFVRMYGERIGNSWFFPSPEIIANLTIDELRDLQLSTRKAEYMIGIAKAWSEGVLSHQDYRTLSSDEISKELIKLKGVGPWTVENFLLFGLGRKDIFPVGDVGIQIALQKLLNLDEKPSKEIMDYVKEQVSPFGSYAALYLWKSIE